A single genomic interval of Mucilaginibacter robiniae harbors:
- a CDS encoding M90 family metallopeptidase has protein sequence MTSFIIIAVVVLLLLGLVAYWLFGKRSKPQLMVNQQLEEKYKALLTQHIAYYQKLNATDQTKFEGMIASFLQNIRIEGVGLEVDDTDRVLVASSAIIPIFGYEEWRYQNLTNVILYPDTFNNDFQFEGESRNIQGMVGSGYMNGQMLLSRAALLKGFSSQSGKQNTGIHEFVHLLDKSDGATDGLPENMLAHEYASPWLKMMHHEMQRIEKGHSDIDPYAATSEAEFLAVAAEYFFEKPGQLQQKHPELYQQLSRVFAQNPAAK, from the coding sequence ATGACGTCTTTTATAATAATTGCTGTTGTTGTATTGCTGCTGTTGGGTTTGGTGGCTTATTGGTTGTTCGGCAAGCGTAGCAAACCCCAATTAATGGTTAACCAGCAACTGGAAGAAAAATATAAAGCTTTGCTTACTCAGCATATAGCGTATTATCAAAAGCTGAATGCAACTGATCAAACTAAATTTGAGGGTATGATAGCCAGCTTTCTACAAAATATTCGCATTGAAGGAGTAGGATTGGAGGTGGATGATACCGACCGCGTATTAGTGGCATCCAGCGCCATTATTCCTATATTCGGTTATGAGGAATGGCGATACCAGAACCTCACCAATGTGATTTTATATCCGGATACGTTTAATAACGATTTTCAGTTTGAGGGGGAAAGTCGCAACATACAAGGTATGGTGGGTTCGGGTTACATGAATGGGCAAATGCTGTTATCCAGAGCAGCTTTGCTGAAAGGCTTTTCGTCACAATCTGGTAAACAGAATACCGGCATTCATGAGTTTGTGCATTTGCTGGATAAATCTGACGGTGCTACTGATGGTTTGCCTGAAAACATGCTGGCACATGAATATGCTTCGCCCTGGTTGAAAATGATGCACCATGAAATGCAGCGTATTGAAAAAGGCCATTCAGATATTGACCCTTATGCTGCTACCAGCGAAGCTGAATTTTTAGCCGTAGCCGCCGAATACTTTTTTGAAAAGCCCGGTCAGTTGCAGCAGAAGCATCCGGAGCTATACCAGCAATTAAGTCGGGTATTTGCACAAAATCCGGCCGCTAAATAA
- the truA gene encoding tRNA pseudouridine(38-40) synthase TruA → MAQIQRYFLELAYEGTRYHGWQLQPNAITVQQKLNEALATLLRQPIETTGAGRTDTGVHARQLFVHADIPLRQRKTETQDLTAEQSPVYSLLGKRELEGLNALLPFDIAVRRLIPVQADAHARFDATSRSYEYHIHFHKDPFKVDFSWLLKGELDIELMNQAATIMMQYTDFSCFSKSNTQVKTNNCKITRAEWLRNEDGLVFHISADRFLRNMVRAIVGTCLMVGRKEIEPESIRQIIESKSRSNAGTSVPACGLYLTEVKYPYL, encoded by the coding sequence GTGGCTCAAATACAACGTTATTTTCTGGAACTGGCTTACGAGGGTACACGCTACCACGGCTGGCAATTGCAACCCAATGCCATTACTGTGCAGCAAAAGTTAAACGAAGCGTTGGCTACTTTACTACGTCAACCTATCGAAACCACCGGTGCAGGCCGTACCGATACCGGAGTACACGCCCGGCAGTTATTTGTACATGCTGATATTCCGCTACGGCAGCGTAAAACCGAAACACAAGACCTAACAGCAGAGCAAAGCCCGGTTTATAGCTTATTGGGCAAGCGCGAATTGGAGGGCTTGAATGCTCTTTTGCCTTTTGATATTGCCGTAAGACGTTTAATTCCGGTGCAGGCAGATGCTCATGCACGGTTTGATGCCACATCGCGTTCGTACGAGTACCATATACATTTTCATAAAGATCCGTTCAAAGTTGATTTCTCTTGGTTGCTAAAAGGGGAATTGGATATAGAGCTAATGAACCAAGCGGCCACTATCATGATGCAGTACACAGATTTTAGCTGTTTCAGTAAATCCAACACCCAAGTAAAAACCAATAACTGTAAAATTACACGGGCCGAATGGTTACGGAACGAAGACGGCTTAGTGTTTCACATATCAGCCGACCGTTTTCTGCGCAATATGGTTCGGGCTATTGTGGGTACCTGCCTGATGGTAGGCCGAAAAGAAATTGAGCCTGAAAGCATTCGCCAGATTATTGAAAGCAAAAGCCGTAGCAACGCCGGCACTTCTGTTCCGGCCTGCGGGTTGTACCTCACGGAAGTAAAATATCCGTACCTTTGA
- a CDS encoding DUF4293 domain-containing protein gives MLQRVQSIYLFFASLALFALYLFPIAYNIYVAGVPTSVKITGLFQNVKEAQVHTEVFVALTAVTAIVALLPLVIIFLYRNRKQQVALCYSTVLVIIGLSFWIAQTVKSVTQGVVLRTDNFGIGLFLPPIAILLLFIAIRHIKSDEKLVRSADRLR, from the coding sequence ATGTTACAACGCGTACAAAGTATATATCTGTTTTTTGCCAGTTTGGCCCTGTTTGCCCTTTATCTGTTCCCGATAGCTTACAATATTTATGTAGCCGGCGTACCTACTAGTGTTAAAATTACCGGCTTGTTTCAAAATGTAAAAGAAGCCCAGGTGCACACTGAAGTATTTGTGGCGCTTACCGCTGTTACCGCTATTGTGGCCTTGTTGCCGCTGGTAATCATTTTTTTGTATCGCAACCGTAAGCAACAGGTGGCTTTATGCTACAGCACCGTATTGGTTATTATTGGCTTAAGCTTTTGGATAGCTCAAACGGTTAAAAGTGTTACGCAAGGCGTGGTATTGAGAACTGATAATTTTGGTATTGGCTTGTTTTTGCCGCCGATAGCCATTCTGCTGCTGTTTATAGCTATTCGTCATATTAAAAGTGATGAAAAGCTGGTACGTTCGGCCGATCGTTTGCGCTAG